CATTCAGCAGAAATACTTCGTTTCATAAAAACTCCTCCTCAGATTTCCTGCCTGCTTACTTGGAAGTTCCCCACGAAATAGAACAGGAGAGTCATGATCAACGAACCCAGTATGATTCCAACACTTTCAGGCTGTACGATATAGACACTCGCAGACTCGGCGTATCGATAAGTAACTGGACTGAGATCCAAATAGTAAGACCAAATAAGAAGATGTCGAATAGCAGCCGGAAATAATCCGGCGGTCATTCCGATGAAGCCGCCCAGCATGCCTAAACACAGCGCAAAAGCCTGATTTTTGATAGCAAAAGATATCCACTGTTGAAGAGCTGTAACAGCAAGCGTCGTGAGGAGAGTGCCTCCAACGAACCGGAATAATAAATCGCTAGGCAGCGAGCCGGGGAAATCCTTTGTGAGCCCGATCACGATTATGAATAAAGCCTGTACCCCGATGCCATACAGGACTAGACTATTGGTACATATATACTTCGCTGCGTAGAGCCGTCCGCGTCCAACATTGGTAGCAGCAAGCATTTTCCAGGTCGATCCCTTATGTTCCATATCACAAATACGTGAGACAACAACAGCCGACATAATGGGCATAAACAAACCATTCATGGATGATATACTAAAAAAAACGGATTCCCACACGGCGTGATCCGGGTTGCTCGCAATGGACCGGCTTATGGACATAAAAGCCCACAGCATCTCTATGACAAGAAATAATATCATCATGATCCCTATTTTTTTGCGACGGATTTTATAATACTCCAGCCCTAACAATTTGATCACAAGCTCCGCCCCTTTCCTGTCAGCTCCAGGAATATATCCTCCAAACTTTTCTTCTGCTCTTCGATTCGAGTGACTTCGATTTTATGTTCAACAAGCAGCCTGTTCATCTCCGCCACTTCCGTATCCTGAAGCGTGCAGAGCTCAAGCCGGCTGCCACTTTGTGTCGGGTTGTATCCTTGAGTGAGTAGTAGCTGCTCGGCTTTAGCGTTGTCCCCGGTTTTCATATAAATGGCGTTTCTGTTTTTTTGCTTCAAACTTGCCATACTCCCCTGATACAACAGATTCCCTTGAGTAATAATGCCTACTGAGGTAGCGATTTGTTCGATCTCCGAGAGGAGATGGCTGGAGAGCAATACAGTGATTCCATAGCGTTCAGGCAATGATTTGATGAGCTCCCGAATTTCCCCAATGCCCGCGGGGTCAAGTCCGTTCGTCGGCTCATCAAGGATCAGCAGCTTGGGAAAAGCAAGCAGGGCCATCGCGATGCCCAGCCGTTGCTTCATTCCCAGCGAATATTGTTCCGTTTTTTTGTTTTTTTGATTTTCCAGCCGCACAATACGAAGCGCCTCGTGAACATTTTTATCGGGTACGTTCCGAAGGCGCTGCATAACCTTCATATTCTCAAGCCCGGTCAAATGCCCGTAATAAGAGGGAGATTCAATCAGCGATCCGGTTCGCTGCAGAATGGATGGCCGATGTTTGCTCAGGTCTTGTCCGAAAATATGGATGGTCCCTTCCGTTGGCTTGACGAGACCGAGCAGCATTTTTAGCGTCGTTGTTTTCCCTGCACCGTTTGGGCCCAGAAAACCATAGATTTCTCCCTCTTGAACACGTAAATCCACTTTATTTACACTGTTATTTGCCCCATATGTTTTAGACAGATTTTGCGTTTGCACAATAGCGAGTGTACTCATAAGAAAGTCAGCTCCATTCCAGTCTTTAATTTCTACTTCGTTTCAACCATAAAGAATCTACCTTACTTCAGTCTTTAGACAACCTTACGCTAACCTTAAATAGATTTTGAAAAAGACGGCTCATCCCCTTGTTCATGTATAATAAATTCAGGTGATGGGGCATGGAGAATTTAAAAGACAAAAAAATATTAATTGTAGATGATGAACCGGAAATCAGAATTATGATCGAACGATTTTTAAGAAAAGAGGGCTTTTACCGTATTTCCATGGCAGGCGACTGTACTTCGGCTCTGTCGATCTGCCGAGAGGGTAAACCGGATATCGCGATTCTTGATGTCATGCTGCCTGATGGCGACGGATTCTCGCTTCTGTCTTCCATTAAACAGTTGATAGATATTCCGATTCTTTTTCTTTCCGCGCGAGGTGAGGATGAAGATCGATTGCTTGGACTGGGTTTGGGGGCAGATGATTACCTTGTGAAACCTTTCCTGCCGCGGGAGCTGGTATTACGGCTGATGGCAATACTGAAGCGGGTTTACTCCTCTCCCGTGGCAGAGCGTCTGCCTGTCTTCCGATTGGGGGAACAGACGATAGACCTCGAGAGTGCTGTCGTGCACAGGAATCAGAAGGAACTGTCATTGACGGCAAAGGAACATGCGATTCTTGTGAAATTGTACGAGAACCAAGGCCGAATCGTCACGAGCGATGCCTTATGTCAAGCCGTTTGGGGAGATGACAGCTACGGATACGAAAATACATTGATGGTCCATGTCAGACGGGTACGGGAAAAAATCGAGCGGGATCCTTCTAAACCGATTCATCTACTCACCGTCAGGGGACTGGGATATAAGCTGCTGGTGAAGGAGATACGTTAGTGGAGGGGATTATTCGCATATTACGGCGGTTTGTCGCCTCAACCCTATTGTTCTCGTTATTTCTGCTTCTTTTTAATTTCGTATTACTAGGCACGCTAGTGTTCACGGAAAATGACCAGAACTCGTCCCCGGAAGGCATAGTTAAGCAAGTGACCCAAGGCTTGGAGATGCAGAAGGACAGCTTTCAACTGGACGGGCAAGCTACCGAGCTGCTGCAGCAGAATCATGCCTGGGCCATGCTGCTCGGTGAAAATGGTCATGTGATCTGGGATTATCATTTACCTCATGATGTTCCTGCTTTCTACAATCTAGTCGATGTAGCCAAGTTCTCACGGTACTACCTTAAGGATTATCCGGTTTATACATCGGAACATCAGGAAGGACTGATGGTCGTAGGGTATCCCAAGGAAAGCCACTGGAAGTATCAATTGGACTTCCTTGCAGAATGGATAAGCTCGTTGCCCCTGCGGATCGTGCTGCTGCTACTTTGTAATTTGGCGTTGGCCTTACTGATATCTATTATCATTGGCACACGGCTCATCAGAAAGATACGGCCTCTGGTGGACGGAGTCCACAATTTAGCTAGGGAACAAGAGGTTCAGCTTGACACCAAAGGGATATTTGGTGATTTGGCCCAGAGCATGAATTCAGCATCAGCGATATTCCAGAACAAGACAGCCGCGCTGCAGTCACGGGATGAAGCACGTGCCAACTGGATTGCCGGGATTTCTCATGATATTCGGACGCCGCTCTCCCTCATACTCGGTTATGCCAGCGAAATGGAGGATCAATCGGACTTGTCGGAGGAGCAGAGGCATCAGGCCGGTATTATCCGGAGCCAAGGCGAGAAGCTGCGCTCACTGGTAAGTGATCTGAATCTGGTCTCTATGCTTGAATATGAAATGCAGCCTTTGAACTTGAAGTACATCCGGCTATCGGTTCTGGGTAGACAGGTTGTCACGGAATTTTTGAATCATGGTTTGGATAACCGGTATGACATTGAATTAAAACTAGCGGATGAAGCGGTTCGGATCTATGGGGATGAGAAATTGTTGCTCCGGGCAATCAGCAATCTTGTCCAGAACAGTGTGCGTCATAACTCGCAGGGCTGCAAAATCACAATAGAAACCTCTCTATCCCAAGATCGCTCCCAATATCGCATGATCGTAAGGGATGATGGGCGAGGAATCCCTCAAGAGCAATTGGCGGAGATTACCGAATTGTACTTTTCTGCAAAGAGAAGGCGCCCTGCCCAGCAAGGTCACGGCCTGGGGCTTCCGATGGTAGCAAGGATTGCGAAGGCGCATCATGGCCACCTCCTTCTTGCAAATGGTGAGGACCAAAGAGGTCTAACAGCGATCATGGAATTCCCTGTGCAGTCGCAGAATGAAACAGTGGAAGATTGGCAAGTGGGTAGCCATCGATGAGACCCATAAATCCAATTGAAATGAGGTGGAGATCAAGATGAGCTGGCGCGGAAGATCCAAATTGGAGCGATTTGAGATGGCCGCCACTTTTATAATGGATGTGATACTCTATATCCCGCGTTTGATTATGAAGCTGTTTTAAATGTTCCGCTTCTGCTGTTCATCGAACTTTGACGGCAATCTTTGCACTGATTAAAACTTCCATCAGCATTTCCAGGAATAAATCCAAAAGACATAACCATGAACAAACAGAAACGGACTAGTCACGCTAGTCCGTTTCATTCTGCTTTCATATATCCAAGTTCCAGTAGAATCAAAAGGCTTCAAACCTTTTCGACAGAAAATCAAGAACTACATGATTGAATTGATGAGGTGCCTCGACAAAGGGGAGGTGGCCACAGTCTTGCATGGTTATTTTAGATGATCGTTCTATTCGTTTATGTAGTGTTTCGGCAATGTCGGGGGATCAGAA
This Paenibacillus sp. JZ16 DNA region includes the following protein-coding sequences:
- a CDS encoding ABC transporter permease yields the protein MIKLLGLEYYKIRRKKIGIMMILFLVIEMLWAFMSISRSIASNPDHAVWESVFFSISSMNGLFMPIMSAVVVSRICDMEHKGSTWKMLAATNVGRGRLYAAKYICTNSLVLYGIGVQALFIIVIGLTKDFPGSLPSDLLFRFVGGTLLTTLAVTALQQWISFAIKNQAFALCLGMLGGFIGMTAGLFPAAIRHLLIWSYYLDLSPVTYRYAESASVYIVQPESVGIILGSLIMTLLFYFVGNFQVSRQEI
- a CDS encoding ABC transporter ATP-binding protein yields the protein MSTLAIVQTQNLSKTYGANNSVNKVDLRVQEGEIYGFLGPNGAGKTTTLKMLLGLVKPTEGTIHIFGQDLSKHRPSILQRTGSLIESPSYYGHLTGLENMKVMQRLRNVPDKNVHEALRIVRLENQKNKKTEQYSLGMKQRLGIAMALLAFPKLLILDEPTNGLDPAGIGEIRELIKSLPERYGITVLLSSHLLSEIEQIATSVGIITQGNLLYQGSMASLKQKNRNAIYMKTGDNAKAEQLLLTQGYNPTQSGSRLELCTLQDTEVAEMNRLLVEHKIEVTRIEEQKKSLEDIFLELTGKGRSL
- a CDS encoding response regulator transcription factor gives rise to the protein MENLKDKKILIVDDEPEIRIMIERFLRKEGFYRISMAGDCTSALSICREGKPDIAILDVMLPDGDGFSLLSSIKQLIDIPILFLSARGEDEDRLLGLGLGADDYLVKPFLPRELVLRLMAILKRVYSSPVAERLPVFRLGEQTIDLESAVVHRNQKELSLTAKEHAILVKLYENQGRIVTSDALCQAVWGDDSYGYENTLMVHVRRVREKIERDPSKPIHLLTVRGLGYKLLVKEIR
- a CDS encoding sensor histidine kinase: MEGIIRILRRFVASTLLFSLFLLLFNFVLLGTLVFTENDQNSSPEGIVKQVTQGLEMQKDSFQLDGQATELLQQNHAWAMLLGENGHVIWDYHLPHDVPAFYNLVDVAKFSRYYLKDYPVYTSEHQEGLMVVGYPKESHWKYQLDFLAEWISSLPLRIVLLLLCNLALALLISIIIGTRLIRKIRPLVDGVHNLAREQEVQLDTKGIFGDLAQSMNSASAIFQNKTAALQSRDEARANWIAGISHDIRTPLSLILGYASEMEDQSDLSEEQRHQAGIIRSQGEKLRSLVSDLNLVSMLEYEMQPLNLKYIRLSVLGRQVVTEFLNHGLDNRYDIELKLADEAVRIYGDEKLLLRAISNLVQNSVRHNSQGCKITIETSLSQDRSQYRMIVRDDGRGIPQEQLAEITELYFSAKRRRPAQQGHGLGLPMVARIAKAHHGHLLLANGEDQRGLTAIMEFPVQSQNETVEDWQVGSHR